aacacgtccttttcaacctcccattatatgttgagctgtgctaatcggaatcttcatgcattccgacagcgtctttactaaacaaagttgaggggtgattggatacacgttattttcaatttccaacatccaaagacatgtttagctgcattgatcggagactaatacattccgaaagcttaaaatacacatataattgaaaaatataagttccaaatcttgttgccttaagctgggaacactggaggattggaaacgcgtcctttccaaccttcctttaatgagtggctcccagactcgtccctttgtcacgctagtaaatatgctgatcggaatcacaaggcattccaacagcatattcaaaaagaaataagtgattataacaatgaattgtacttagtagtttaagttttagggctaaacagccgtaataataaataaattaaattaaaaaataaatactcttgtcagtgtttcacgtgcaagggatgcttgcatcggacaggttgctctgggctagattccaaaatccagcgtcctcgtaacttttataaatcttttgtggctcttgttgttcacggcctcattacattatgaggaaatacggcacctgagaacacagccgaatgaagctaaaaaacacaagcatgtcttcagtgaactccacaaacaggcgtcggacctctatgccggtgattcctgtactcaaagaacaaaactagcagaggaggaacgcactctcccttgggaaacgagagtagtcactctagctcaacttcgagctggataacgtaacaggttaaactcttacctatccagaatcaaccccgacatacaaaacattatCCTGCttttaatgtgtccccacatttcaccaaccatctctttaactgtattgtggaaccaacgcctctaacactcctctcattatggtccacccctgttgaaacagaaagtttctttggactcccgttagaggacattgatgacaatttgtgatcggtcgcacctattggatggggcgaagcactgctactacaacaacaggcggacaacacggaaagagaggcagcaactgcatgacccatcgatcccgagccgttcctgccagttggcccacacgggcatttattagcagaaaggagggaaaagagagaacactggcgcaatatgccaggcctgagtcaatctaagttactgttagcgggttacagcacaactcgatatagggcattaataggcctctcaaaaagataacctaagaaccccaacggctattcttacaagacactgtagactgaacagtcacatgcaaaagctgggtatagtatcgaacaacacataccgattttgtgatggatcagcagacggtggaccatatccttctagattgcggcgcaatttcaagacgtagggctaagtttatgggctcaccatggccagagcgttcccacatttaatccctcaagcaaagaacactgctggggttcatcaaggaagtcggctaggatgaggtgctgtgaaggagatgtgcaagtcactgtgcaatcctcaataaatgatctatctatctacgttccggtaacaagcaccattgtggtactagccccaccatctcgggaactattgatatgactacattaaaccttctagggattgaatattaataatgccggcaatgcgaaagtctgctaaaatgcaccattctccatggaatgctcgatatataactttccacgttttgaaacagtgatgaaaagagcaaaatttacaataattttaactggctgtgggtagtaaggtgttgatgtcctctcttaacgcaatgtaatgacaactgcgatgcagggaaactgacaaaaatcttgcaaatctactgataataattaatttttcctccccttctatgcagttctatgcatacatacatatgtatttttctctccaaatgctaattaaaaaaattaattggttttcacatgaacatcgaactctgtcgtatttgcattcttcagttgattatcaacaaaagcatgacaaattatcactaaaaaattcatacatgttgcttatatatttaatatggtagccaatttacttaccctttctggtgcgatgattcctggacaatcgggcctgactagacgcgattttgttttgccttaagagagcgtgcttaccgcgaaccctatcatgttatggcacaactttggtgatgcaaaaaatcaaagacatttctgcttctaatgcttctaggatagcagcagcagctcccggtggcaccacataaataacagttgcatgccgatcagttgccttttttgctccggctacctattcaattttaattcacattacattatctactattgcaatttttaatcactacaaatcaatataaattaccgaagcaaatactggaaaaccaagatgcgtagttccacccttttttagggaaatacatccaaccagtttggtaccgtattccaaagcatgttgcttgtaaaataccttgtttttgtagatttcctctgattttggcatattctgagctgaatcgcaacccggcggagatgctatctattagaataatataacattttttttattatttaaaaatgcacatacgtatgaatgaaaatcagaaattaaataatgttgttgttgttgtagcgataaggacactccccgttatcgactttgttggtcctttgccggatgcagatcgggtacgttcgggaaccattaaggtactagcccgaccatatcgggagcgatttagttgacataaaaccttgtaggtcatcccgtcgattctatacaacttaatatggtaacgatttaaaagacggtgcaccacccaatttttatcaaaaattatcaaacgtggaatcaaaaggcgcgcctcgagctccgtttttattattatttgatatttttaaattaggtggtgtaccgtcttgtaaaactttacccttaatattattttgggcgaaggccgccaacgcaaaaagatggtctctgcagcaatagtcttaatttccgtcacatgtcacaactcaaattaacttaatgttattttgggcgaaggtcgccaacgcaaaaaggtgttctctgccgtcacatgtcacaactaaaagcacaagatatttttcattgtaaacaatttatattttttttgcgtttcaaccctgcaaaaatcgtgtgaccaaaaacgcacacagacacacgaatttttgacaggggtgacgatttggaatgaaaaattctccaaatgaaatagcatgttgacaaatttagctttcccacaacgtatcgtgctctctcgcacctattatttttatagggatagcaaaatacgtcatttttgcgtgcaaaaaaatccaccatttctaattcagcagagacagcaaaacatttggtggtcgaaaattttttcaattttgagtgTTTTatatggaatatctccggaaagatttaaaattaagagggagttctccagatcacatatatatataaatatttaagtgcgcaaacttataatttaaaagttatttggtgttaaagtttacaaatgtctatacaaattttatatgtgtatacgtatatatatgtggcagcacagctttgtaatgtcatcaataaaatatatgtaaatatatatatgtgcatgttgctacaaaagcgcgattgatttaataaaaacatttataataagtgaaaacaaagcaaaaatgaaatgtgaaatatacaaaaatgcaatttaagtttatcgttgccaatttatatagatatgtatgtggattaaggttttgaaagatgtgtaaattgtaatttaaagtgctatagaaatttgctaaatttgcaaactttaacaacaaataacttttaaattataagtttgcacactttaaaatatatatatttgagatcgggagaactccctctttcatttgataccaagttttacccctaactctgggggtgctattctaaaattttcccaaagtctttaatatacaatgatttttgctgtgtATTTCgacaacaattttttatttgatttttgtgctcatcgaaagacaTCAAAATTAtgtagcaccatgccgcgaattatgataaaagatggtgtgtggagaaacactgaggtaagcatttgacgcgattggttactcttggccgtttattaactaaattgataactttcaggatgaaatcctcaaagcagctgtaatgaaatatggtaaaaaccagtggtcacggaTTGCAtaactgctgcaccgcaaatctgccaagcaatgtaaggcacgctggtacgaatggcttgatcctagcataaagaagacagaatggtcatggGAGAAGGATGAAAAGCttttgcattttgccaaattaattccaacacaatggcgtacaattgcgccgattatttcagagggttaactggcaccaattgttcacaccaaattgttaggtacaggattcgccacgggtaggtgaggttggcaatcacaaccccttgaatcattttggtcggcaggtatgccgcggatatattcttggcacttgttattgatggcttttatgatgccaccaacacaacctggacagaccccaatgctcagtcaaccacccaagccgggtcaacctcCAATACctggacacgtccggacgtcctggttataatgtatgttaatacaactaataatttacaaatttgctaatgattatttttgtgttattttctttagcaaccacctgcacctgttactggtaaatatcaaaagccgcaacagtatgatcaagcccaacacCGTTTAggtcccgatcagatgccaaatccgataagcgttatcattgaaaatcaaaatagcgctggtggtgcttttattactaatgaacaggatttattaccaccatttgtgaccacaaaatatgtggtagaagatcagggtaactcctcgccacgttacgttaggtatcgataatcgaaattaatgttttgcttGGCAATTAccttgatctttcttctttgcaggtcgtctttgtattgcatacctgcaacagctgatttattaaaaacaacagctttgtccattacacttaccgtctcaccaatggcacgcacggttgagggtgaatatgagccacccattgtaaattttggtgaattgggtgcaattagatgcaatcgttgcaaggctcaatagcaacttgtagatgctggtcgtcgtttccaatgtctaatgtgtaaagtaacaagagatggtaaaaaaaatctttcacttttacttgtgttcattgatccatattttttctcaacagtgccaactgcatatttccaacatttgggccataccggacagcgtgtcgataaatatgaatgtcttgaacttgtattgggtacatgagtatttgtgtaaaaaatgcttgggtaccgatagctctcatggtaaacctcaactcatatccaacatcaatgcctcgcattcaattgtggcactgtacgcactacattgggttcacgcagtattgacaagcatattgttgattccagtggtaaggccacaatttcaaatgatggggatACCATTATGAAAccattggatattgtgaatccagccgtaaaactctagtagacatcgccaaatctcaaaatgctgaggtaagttttttgttatattagaatgtgtagaataaaaatgtttctcttatcaggtcggcgatggcaccacttcagtagtattttaagcatgtgaaatcttaaaacaagttaagccagatgttgaggaaggcgtgcatgcacgtatcatcattaaagctatacgtaaagcattacaattatgtatgctaaaatatgacatggctgtacatgtcgaagcgccaatcaaaggagcaacaaagtgttattggaaaaatgatctgccacagcaatgtcctctaatgtccaagagtatcagaaaattgttgatgctgaatgtcgtattctgtagaataaactagctaagtaaggcgccaatgttgtgttttctaaattgccaattggtgatgttgatacacagtattttgcagatcgtgatatgttctgtgctgttcatgtaccagaagaagattggaaacgtagaatgaaagcttgtggtggtgctgttatgactacagctaatgatattaattcaagtgttttgggtcaatgtgattactttgaagaacgtcaggttggtggtgaacgtttcaacattttccaaggtttgacattaatttcatttttatagtttataattatttaaaggttgcgttaatgctagaacaagtacattgattttacgtggcagtgttgaacaatttttggaagaaactgagcttcgttacatgatgctaaattgcttgtgcggcgtacaattaaacatgattctgttgttgctggtaagtcaaaatacaaattgaaaaaaatgtctaatcttagggcctaattctctattacgaaacgaactttcgatgcggatcatagacgaatcgctagtgtatttgcactatgttaaacaatggcaacttatcacttgacaattacttttgccttcctgttagttagaaaggtaaagaccgaacgaaaatgatatagaataccattgctagacgatatcgtttggaggcgaatcgttcgtctgagctatcgttcgcaatacagaatgaagcctttaaattgttaagtaatataatgaaaatattgtgtccaaatacccccagcgggttaggggtcagaatttatctgcggtaggtatgcctgtcgtaagaggcgactaaaatggagggatggcctgaaggtttaatgtggccacataaatcgttcccgagatagtcgggctagcactttaatggtgctgtgttactggagcgtaccggatctgtatccggctaaaggaccatcacatcgataacactccccaaagccttcggggagcaacctcatcgctacaaaaacaacaacaacattgtgtccaaatcccgaaaaaaaaactataaaatttgtgtcagtgaaattataattattgcttttggttgttagttttgaggcatcgtcatcgagttccttctgatcctatatgccggttcttttgcattcttttacatgcataaagtgccgttgaagccttcctcaccctctcctccacgttgagcttccatgacagcttactgtctaggattattcctagataatttgtgcaaggtttctcccgtagggtcgcccctcctaacttaggcctggtccaattagggaccttgtacctctttgtaaacaagaccatatgcaacgtcatctgcgtaaaccgtaagtttttctggtccctcgtagaatcccctaagcagttggttaatgaccagcgtccacagcagagctgatagcacccctccctgcggagtgcccctgtccactaatttcgtggccgcgtacaaaccccattgcgatgtaatcttactgcagtttaacatgcagtcgatccatctgggtaaggctggatgtactttaacgtaattaagaccatcatttagaaagccccggcaatgcttaagaagacttctagagcatattccttatattccagggctttttctatgcctattaccaccctatgcaatgcggtgtctactgacttgcctttggtgtacgcctgttgtgttgtggagagcagcttttcatccacgttggactttatgtacacatctagcagcctctcaaagattttgagaaatgatggtaagctattgggtctataatctttgggatacacgtgacctatcttccccgcctttggtaggaaagctacacgagcagttctccaagagtgcggtacatgattcagtttatgcactcatcgaatattattttaagccatcccacgaccgccctacttgaaacttgtagcatggccggacatgtaccatctgagcccggcgatttcaccaccactacgaggtcctcagtagtgtaattaggcagcatatatgaatgcagctgtttccttaccattactacagctcgcacccgtccttccgtttgcgcatagtaaacgccaaatccgcgcgcgctaattccagaaacctttcctcccgatggaagccacggctcctggatcagcgcgttaggagaaaaagttcgctcgacgccactttactgtgttggaggtttacttgtaggactcgcagcaccaatgggctgcttgtccccctccagcaccttcatcgggacgtcgtcgtcctcccctagcccttttggtttagagtgtccTTCAgactcttgtacctgttgtgccgggtgttcctctgtgcgactcacagcaccatctggctgttggtccccttctaacacattcggagtgacgtgggctacctccacctgtcttttttcccttaggcttttgaggtccttttcgacttcgcccacgtccagcgtgttaggactttaatacccgcgacttcttttcctgagtcgcatataaattttgcctgtacctaaggacatttttccaagctgcgcgtacaatatatcctccgcctgcttgtttatttggaagatgtataactgaccttcctccgtaggccgagatacagtaagtaccttccaatcctgtgtcggtatgttcgaatTCTGATTCTGAAAAAGTCGcattgtatcctccgacttcatcacgcatagtatctatagtgttaactactttgtactctt
The DNA window shown above is from Eurosta solidaginis isolate ZX-2024a chromosome 2, ASM4086904v1, whole genome shotgun sequence and carries:
- the LOC137241036 gene encoding protein transport protein Sec24C-like isoform X2, which gives rise to MPNPISVIIENQNSAGGAFITNEQDLLPPFVTTKYVVEDQGNSSPRYVRSSLYCIPATADLLKTTALSITLTVSPMARTVEGEYEPPIVNFGELGAIRCNRCKAQ
- the LOC137241036 gene encoding T-complex protein 1 subunit eta-like isoform X1, yielding MFCAVHVPEEDWKRRMKACGGAVMTTANDINSSVLGQCDYFEERQVGGERFNIFQGCVNARTSTLILRGSVEQFLEETELRYMMLNCLCGVQLNMILLLLFYFGIGW